In Dysidea avara chromosome 3, odDysAvar1.4, whole genome shotgun sequence, a single window of DNA contains:
- the LOC136248591 gene encoding sushi, von Willebrand factor type A, EGF and pentraxin domain-containing protein 1-like — translation MCDYGDDGTTSYQDICRYTCADGFEIMGSSSRTCLSTGMWSNDEPMCTRVSCPTLNHPANGTISCSSGSNQDVVYEVTCNFTCDTGYQLTSGSHSRTCLSDGRWNGSEATCGRVPCVRLPQPSNGAISCSLGDDGVTSFEDTCTFTCNSGYEVSGSNLRSCQSDGGWSGMSTTCERVPCPDLGQPDNGMIECMFGDDGVASYQDTCRFSCAEGYRLSGSTSRNCQSDGTWSGATETCDRVPCDELPQPEHGSVMCDYGDDGTTSYQDICRYTCADGFEIIGSSSRTCLSTGMWSNDEPMCIRVPCPTLNHPANGTISCSSGSNQDVVYEVTCNFTCDTGYQLTSGSHSRTCLSDGRWNGTEATCGRVPCVRLPQPTNGAISCSLGDDGVASFEDTCTFTCNSGYEVRGSSMRTCQSDESWSGMTTTCARVSCPDLGQPDNGMIDCTFGDDGVASYQDTCRFSCADGYRLRGSTSRNCQSDGTWSGGIATCHRVPCDELPQPEHGSVMCDYGDDGTTSYQDICRYTCADGFEIMGSSSRTCLSTGMWSNDEPVCIRVPCPTLNHPANGTISCSSGSNQDVVYEVTCNFTCDTGYQLTSGSHSRTCLSDGRWNGTEATCGRVPCVRLPQPTNGAISCSLGDDGVAFFEDTCTFTCNSGYEVRGSSMRTCQSDESWSGMTTTCARVSCPDLGQPDNGMIDCTFGDDGVTSYQDTCRFSCADGYRLRGSTSRNCQSDGTWSGGIATCHRVPCDELPQPEHGSVMCDYGDDGTTSYQDICRYTCADGFEIMGSSSRTCLSTGMWSNDEPMCTRVSCPTLNHPANGTISCSSGSNQDVVYEVTCNFTCDTGYQLTSGSHSRTCLSDGRWNGSEATCGRVPCVRLPQPSNGAISCSLGDDGVTSFEDMCTFTCNSGYEVSGSNLRSCQSDGGWSGMSTTCERVPCPDLGQPDNGMIECMFGDDGVASYQDTCRFSCAEGYRLSGSTSRNCQSDGTWSGATETCDRVPCDELPQPEHGSVMCDYGDDGTTSYQDICRYTCADGFEIIGSSSRTCLSTGMWSNDEPMCIRVPCPTLNHPANGTISCSSGSNQDVVYEVTCNFTCDTGYQLTSGSHSRTCLSDGRWNGTEATCGRVPCVRLPQPTNGAISCSLGDDGVASFEDTCTFTCNSGYEVRGSSMRTCQSDESWSGMTTTCARVSCPDLGQPDNGMIDCTFGDDGVASYQDTCRFSCADGYRLRGSTSRNCQSDGTWSGGIATCHRVPCDELPQPEHGSVMCDYGDDGTTSYQDICQYTCADGFEIMGSSSRTCLSTGMWSNDEPVCIRVPCPTLNHPANGTISCSSGSNQDVVYEVTCNFTCDTGYQLTSGSHSRTCLSDGRWNGTEATCGRVPCVRLPQPTNGAISCSLGDDGVAFFEDTCTFTCNSGYEVRGSSMRTCQSDESWSGMTTTCARVSCPDLGQPDNGMIDCTFGDDGVTSYQDTCRFSCADGYRLRGSTSRNCQSDGTWSGGIATCHRVPCDELPQPEHGSVMCDYGDDGTTSYQDICRYTCADGFEIMGSSSRTCLSTGMWSNDEPMCTRVSCPTLNHPANGTISCSSGSNQDVVYEVTCNFTCDTGYQLTSGSHSRTCLSDGRWNGSEATCGRVPCDELPQPEHGSVMCDNGDDGTTSYQDICRYTCADGFEIMGSSSRTCLSTGMWSNDEPVCIRVPCPTLNHPANGTISCSSGSNQDVVYEVTCNFTCDTGYQLTSGSHSRTCLSDGRWNGTEATCGRVPCVRLPQPTNGAISCSLGDDGVASFEDTCTFTCNSGYEVRGSSMRTCQSDESWSGMTTTCARVSCPDLGQPDNGMIDCTFGDDGVTSYQDTCRFNCAEGYRLRGSTSRNCQSDETWSGGIATCHRVPCDELSQPEHGSVMCDYGDDGTTSYQDVCRYTCVDGFEIMGSSSRTCLSTGMWSNDGPMCTRVSCPTLNHPANGTISCSSGSNQDVVYEVTCNFTCDTGYQLTSGSHSRTCLSDGRWNGTEATCGRVRCVPLSEPTNGTISCSLGDDGVASFEDTCTFTCNSGYEVRGSSMRTCQSDESWSGMTTICARVSCPDLGQPDNGMIDCTFGDDGVASYQDTCRFSCADGYRLRGSTSRNCQSDGTWSSGIATCHRVPCDELPQPEHGSVMCDYGDDGTTSYQDICQYTCADGFEIMGSSSRTCLSTGMWSNDEPMCTRVSCPTLNHPANGTISCTSGSNQDVVYEVTCNFTCDTGYHLTSGSHSRTCLGDGRWNGTEATCGRVPCVRLPQPANGAISCSLGDDGVASFEDTCTFTCNSGYEVSGSNLRSCQSDGGWSGMPTTCERVLCPDLGQPDNGMIECMFGDDGVASYQDTCRFSCAEGYLLSGSTSRNCQSDGTWSGATETCDRVPCDELPQPEHGSVMCDYGDDGTTSYQDVCRYTCVDGFEIMGSSSRTCLSTGMWSNDEPMCTRVSCPTLNHPANGTISCSSGSNQDVVYEVTCNFTCDTGYQLTSGSQSRTCLSDGRWNGTEATCGRGLLII, via the exons ATGTGTGACTATGGAGATGATGGAACAACATCATATCAAGATATCTGCCGATACACTTGTGCGGATGGTTTTGAAATAATGGGCAGCAGTTCAAGAACTTGTCTCAGTACAGGGATGTGGAGTAATGATGAACCAATGTGTACAAGAG TGTCCTGTCCAACCCTCAATCATCCTGCTAATGGAACTATTTCTTGTTCAAGTGGAAGTAACCAGGATGTTGTGTATGaagtgacatgtaattttacatgTGATACTGGATACCAGTTGACCAGTGGTAGTCATAGTAGAACCTGTTTGAGTGATGGAAGGTGGAATGGTAGTGAAGCTACTTGTGGGAGAG TTCCTTGTGTTCGGCTTCCTCAACCttctaatggagcaatcagctGCTCACTTGGTGATGATGGGGTGACTTCCTTTGAGGACACGTGCACCTTTACATGTAACAGTGGTTATGAAGTTAGTGGTAGTAATTTGAGGAGTTGTCAAAGTGATGGGGGTTGGAGTGGTATGTCAACAACATGTGAAAGAG TGCCCTGTCCTGACCTCGGTCAAcctgataatggaatgattgaATGCATGTTTGGAGATGATGGGGTAGCTTCATACCAAGACACTTGCAGATTCAGTTGTGCTGAAGGTTATCGCCTCAGTGGTAGCACATCACGCAattgtcagagtgatggaacTTGGAGTGGTGCTACTGAAACATGTGATAGAG TGCCTTGTGATGAACTACCACAACCTGAACATGGATCAGTGATGTGTGACTATGGAGATGATGGAACAACATCATATCAAGATATCTGCCGATACACTTGTGCGGATGGTTTTGAAATAATTGGCAGCAGTTCAAGAACTTGTCTCAGTACAGGGATGTGGAGTAATGATGAACCAATGTGTATAAGAG TGCCCTGTCCAACCCTCAATCATCCTGCTAATGGAACTATTTCTTGTTCAAGTGGAAGTAACCAGGATGTTGTGTATGaagtgacatgtaattttacatgTGATACTGGATACCAGTTGACCAGTGGTAGTCATAGTAGAACTTGTTTGAGTGATGGAAGGTGGAATGGTACTGAAGCTACTTGTGGGAGAG TTCCTTGTGTTCGGCTTCCTCAACCTActaatggagcaatcagctGCTCACTTGGTGATGATGGGGTGGCTTCCTTTGAGGACACGTGCACATTTACATGTAACAGTGGTTATGAAGTTAGAGGTAGCAGTATGAGGACTTGTCAGAGTGATGAGAGTTGGAGTGGtatgacaacaacatgtgcaagAG TGTCCTGTCCTGACCTCGGTCAACCTGATAACGGAATGATTGATTGTACGTTTGGAGATGATGGGGTCGCTTCATACCAAGACACATGCAGATTCAGTTGTGCTGATGGTTATCGTCTCCGTGGTAGCACATCACGCAATTGTCAGAGCGATGGAACTTGGAGCGGTGGTATTGCAACATGTCATAGAG TGCCTTGTGATGAACTACCACAACCTGAACATGGATCAGTGATGTGTGACTATGGAGATGATGGAACAACATCATATCAAGATATCTGCCGATACACTTGTGCGGATGGTTTTGAAATAATGGGCAGCAGTTCAAGAACTTGTCTCAGTACAGGGATGTGGAGTAATGATGAACCAGTGTGTATAAGAG TGCCCTGTCCAACCCTCAATCATCCTGCTAATGGAACTATTTCTTGTTCAAGTGGAAGTAACCAGGATGTTGTGTATGaagtgacatgtaattttacatgTGATACTGGATACCAGTTGACCAGTGGTAGTCATAGTAGAACTTGTTTGAGTGATGGAAGGTGGAATGGTACTGAAGCTACTTGTGGGAGAG TTCCTTGTGTTCGGCTTCCTCAACCTActaatggagcaatcagctGCTCACTTGGTGATGATGGGGTGGCTTTCTTTGAGGACACGTGCACATTTACATGTAACAGTGGTTATGAAGTTAGAGGTAGCAGTATGAGGACTTGTCAGAGTGATGAGAGTTGGAGTGGtatgacaacaacatgtgcaagAG TGTCCTGTCCTGACCTCGGTCAACCTGATAACGGAATGATTGATTGTACGTTTGGAGATGATGGGGTCACTTCATACCAAGACACATGCAGATTCAGTTGTGCTGATGGTTATCGTCTCCGTGGTAGCACATCACGCAATTGTCAGAGCGATGGAACTTGGAGCGGTGGTATTGCAACATGTCATAGAG TGCCTTGTGATGAACTACCACAACCTGAACATGGATCAGTGATGTGTGACTATGGAGATGATGGAACAACATCATATCAAGATATCTGCCGATACACTTGTGCGGATGGTTTTGAAATAATGGGCAGCAGTTCAAGAACTTGTCTCAGTACAGGGATGTGGAGTAATGATGAACCAATGTGTACAAGAG TGTCCTGTCCAACCCTCAATCATCCTGCTAATGGAACTATTTCTTGTTCAAGTGGAAGTAACCAGGATGTTGTGTATGaagtgacatgtaattttacatgTGATACTGGATACCAGTTGACCAGTGGTAGTCATAGTAGAACCTGTTTGAGTGATGGAAGGTGGAATGGTAGTGAAGCTACTTGTGGGAGAG TTCCTTGTGTTCGGCTTCCTCAACCttctaatggagcaatcagctGCTCACTTGGTGATGATGGGGTGACTTCCTTTGAGGACATGTGCACCTTTACATGTAACAGTGGTTATGAAGTTAGTGGTAGTAATTTGAGGAGTTGTCAAAGTGATGGGGGTTGGAGTGGTATGTCAACAACATGTGAAAGAG TGCCCTGTCCTGACCTCGGTCAAcctgataatggaatgattgaATGCATGTTTGGAGATGATGGGGTAGCTTCATACCAAGACACTTGCAGATTCAGTTGTGCTGAAGGTTATCGCCTCAGTGGTAGCACATCACGCAattgtcagagtgatggaacTTGGAGTGGTGCTACTGAAACATGTGATAGAG TGCCTTGTGATGAACTACCACAACCTGAACATGGATCAGTGATGTGTGACTATGGAGATGATGGAACAACATCATATCAAGATATCTGCCGATACACTTGTGCGGATGGTTTTGAAATAATTGGCAGCAGTTCAAGAACTTGTCTCAGTACAGGGATGTGGAGTAATGATGAACCAATGTGTATAAGAG TGCCCTGTCCAACCCTCAATCATCCTGCTAATGGAACTATTTCTTGTTCAAGTGGAAGTAACCAGGATGTTGTGTATGaagtgacatgtaattttacatgTGATACTGGATACCAGTTGACCAGTGGTAGTCATAGTAGAACTTGTTTGAGTGATGGAAGGTGGAATGGTACTGAAGCTACTTGTGGGAGAG TTCCTTGTGTTCGGCTTCCTCAACCTActaatggagcaatcagctGCTCACTTGGTGATGATGGGGTGGCTTCCTTTGAGGACACGTGCACATTTACATGTAACAGTGGTTATGAAGTTAGAGGTAGCAGTATGAGGACTTGTCAGAGTGATGAGAGTTGGAGTGGtatgacaacaacatgtgcaagAG TGTCCTGTCCTGACCTCGGTCAACCTGATAACGGAATGATTGATTGTACGTTTGGAGATGATGGGGTCGCTTCATACCAAGACACATGCAGATTCAGTTGTGCTGATGGTTATCGTCTCCGTGGTAGCACATCACGCAATTGTCAGAGCGATGGAACTTGGAGCGGTGGTATTGCAACATGTCATAGAG TGCCTTGTGATGAACTACCACAACCTGAACATGGATCAGTGATGTGTGACTATGGAGATGATGGAACAACATCATATCAAGATATCTGCCAATACACTTGTGCGGATGGTTTTGAAATAATGGGCAGCAGTTCAAGAACTTGTCTCAGTACAGGGATGTGGAGTAATGATGAACCAGTGTGTATAAGAG TGCCCTGTCCAACCCTCAATCATCCTGCTAATGGAACTATTTCTTGTTCAAGTGGAAGTAACCAGGATGTTGTGTATGaagtgacatgtaattttacatgTGATACTGGATACCAGTTGACCAGTGGTAGTCATAGTAGAACTTGTTTGAGTGATGGAAGGTGGAATGGTACTGAAGCTACTTGTGGGAGAG TTCCTTGTGTTCGGCTTCCTCAACCTActaatggagcaatcagctGCTCACTTGGTGATGATGGGGTGGCTTTCTTTGAGGACACGTGCACATTTACATGTAACAGTGGTTATGAAGTTAGAGGTAGCAGTATGAGGACTTGTCAGAGTGATGAGAGTTGGAGTGGtatgacaacaacatgtgcaagAG TGTCCTGTCCTGACCTCGGTCAACCTGATAACGGAATGATTGATTGTACGTTTGGAGATGATGGGGTCACTTCATACCAAGACACATGCAGATTCAGTTGTGCTGATGGTTATCGTCTCCGTGGTAGCACATCACGCAATTGTCAGAGCGATGGAACTTGGAGCGGTGGTATTGCAACATGTCATAGAG TGCCTTGTGATGAACTACCACAACCTGAACATGGATCAGTGATGTGTGACTATGGAGATGATGGAACAACATCATATCAAGATATCTGCCGATACACTTGTGCGGATGGTTTTGAAATAATGGGCAGCAGTTCAAGAACTTGTCTCAGTACAGGGATGTGGAGTAATGATGAACCAATGTGTACAAGAG TGTCCTGTCCAACCCTCAATCATCCTGCTAATGGAACTATTTCTTGTTCAAGTGGAAGTAACCAGGATGTTGTGTATGaagtgacatgtaattttacatgTGATACTGGATACCAGTTGACCAGTGGTAGTCATAGTAGAACCTGTTTGAGTGATGGAAGGTGGAATGGTAGTGAAGCTACTTGTGGGAGAG TGCCTTGTGATGAACTACCACAACCTGAACATGGATCAGTGATGTGTGACAATGGAGATGATGGAACAACATCATATCAAGATATCTGCCGATACACTTGTGCGGATGGTTTTGAAATAATGGGCAGCAGTTCAAGAACTTGTCTCAGTACAGGGATGTGGAGTAATGATGAACCAGTGTGTATAAGAG TGCCCTGTCCAACCCTCAATCATCCTGCTAATGGAACTATTTCTTGTTCAAGTGGAAGTAACCAGGATGTTGTGTATGaagtgacatgtaattttacatgTGATACTGGATACCAGTTGACCAGTGGTAGTCATAGTAGAACTTGTTTGAGTGATGGAAGGTGGAATGGTACTGAAGCTACTTGTGGGAGAG TTCCTTGTGTTCGGCTTCCTCAACCTActaatggagcaatcagctGCTCACTTGGTGATGATGGGGTGGCTTCCTTTGAGGACACGTGCACATTTACATGTAACAGTGGTTATGAAGTTAGAGGTAGCAGTATGAGGACTTGTCAGAGTGATGAGAGTTGGAGTGGtatgacaacaacatgtgcaagAG TGTCCTGTCCTGACCTCGGTCAACCTGATAACGGAATGATTGATTGTACGTTTGGAGATGATGGGGTCACTTCATACCAAGACACATGCAGATTCAATTGTGCTGAAGGTTATCGTCTCCGTGGTAGCACATCACGCAATTGTCAGAGCGATGAAACTTGGAGCGGTGGTATTGCAACATGTCATAGAG TGCCTTGTGATGAACTATCACAACCTGAACATGGATCAGTGATGTGTGACTATGGAGATGATGGAACAACATCATATCAAGATGTCTGCCGATACacttgtgtggatggttttgaAATAATGGGCAGCAGTTCAAGAACTTGTCTCAGTACCGGGATGTGGAGTAATGATGGACCAATGTGTACAAGAG TGTCCTGTCCAACCCTCAATCATCCTGCTAATGGAACTATTTCTTGTTCAAGTGGAAGTAACCAGGATGTTGTGTATGaagtgacatgtaattttacatgTGATACTGGATACCAGTTGACCAGTGGTAGTCATAGTAGAACCTGTTTGAGTGATGGAAGGTGGAATGGTACTGAAGCTACTTGTGGGAGAG TTCGTTGTGTTCCACTCTCTGAACCTACTAATGGAACAATCAGCTGCTCACTTGGTGATGATGGGGTGGCTTCCTTTGAGGACACGTGCACATTTACATGTAACAGTGGTTATGAAGTTAGAGGTAGCAGTATGAGGACTTGTCAGAGTGATGAGAGTTGGAGTGGTATGACAACAATATGTGCAAGAG TGTCCTGTCCTGACCTCGGTCAACCTGATAACGGAATGATTGATTGTACGTTTGGAGATGATGGAGTCGCTTCATACCAAGACACATGCAGATTCAGTTGTGCTGATGGTTATCGTCTCCGTGGTAGCACATCACGCAATTGTCAGAGCGATGGAACTTGGAGCAGTGGTATTGCAACATGTCATAGAG TGCCTTGTGATGAACTACCACAACCTGAACATGGATCAGTGATGTGTGACTATGGAGATGATGGAACAACATCATATCAAGATATCTGCCAATACACTTGTGCGGATGGTTTTGAAATAATGGGCAGCAGTTCAAGAACTTGTCTCAGTACAGGGATGTGGAGTAATGATGAACCAATGTGTACAAGAG TGTCCTGTCCAACCCTCAATCATCCTGCTAATGGAACTATTTCTTGTACAAGTGGAAGTAACCAGGATGTTGTATATGaagtgacatgtaattttacatgTGATACTGGGTACCACTTGACCAGTGGTAGTCATAGTAGAACTTGTTTGGGTGATGGAAGGTGGAATGGTACTGAAGCTACTTGTGGGAGAG TTCCTTGTGTTCGGCTTCCTCAACCTGctaatggagcaatcagctGCTCACTTGGTGATGATGGGGTGGCTTCCTTTGAAGACACGTGCACATTTACATGTAACAGTGGTTATGAAGTTAGTGGTAGTAATTTGAGGagttgtcagagtgatgggGGTTGGAGTGGTATGCCAACAACATGTGAAAGAG TGCTCTGTCCTGACCTCGGTCAAcctgataatggaatgattgaATGCATGTTTGGAGATGATGGGGTGGCTTCATACCAAGACACTTGCAGATTCAGTTGTGCTGAAGGTTATCTCCTCAGTGGTAGCACATCACGCAattgtcagagtgatggaacTTGGAGTGGTGCTACTGAAACATGTGATAGAG TGCCTTGTGATGAACTACCACAACCTGAACATGGATCAGTGATGTGTGACTATGGAGATGATGGAACAACATCATATCAAGATGTCTGCCGATACacttgtgtggatggttttgaAATAATGGGAAGCAGTTCAAGAACTTGTCTCAGTACCGGGATGTGGAGTAATGATGAACCAATGTGTACAAGAG TGTCCTGTCCAACCCTCAATCATCCTGCTAATGGAACTATTTCTTGTTCAAGTGGAAGTAACCAGGATGTTGTGTATGaagtgacatgtaattttacatgTGATACTGGATACCAGTTGACCAGCGGTAGTCAAAGTAGAACCTGTTTGAGTGATGGAAGGTGGAATGGTACTGAAGCTACTTGTGGGAGAGGTTTGTTGATTATATAA
- the LOC136251451 gene encoding CUB and sushi domain-containing protein 1-like — MPTTCERVFCSDFGQPDNGMIECMFGDDGVASYQDTCRFSCADGYRLSGSTSRNCQSDGTWSGGSTACLRVPCNELPLPEDGMITCDYGDDGTTSYQDVCRYTCVDGFELIGNSSRTCLSTGMWSNDEPRCTRVSCPTLNHRANGTISCSSGSNQDPVYEVTCNFTCDTGYQLTSGSHSRTCLSDGRWNGTEATCGRVPCVQLPQPANGAISCSLGDDGVTSFEDTCTFTCNSGYEVSGSSMRACHSDGSWSDMETTCARVSCPNLHQPDNGLIECMFGDDGVASYQDTCRFSCAEGYRLSGSTSRNCQSDGTWSGATETCDRVPCDELPQPEHGSVMCDYGDDGTTSYQDVCRYTCVDGFEIMGSSSRTCLSTGMWSNDGPMCTRVSCPTLNHPANGTISCSSGSNQDVVYEVTCNFTCDTGYQLTSGSHSRTCLSDGRWNGTETTCWRVRCVPLSEPTNGAISCSLGDDGVASFEDTCTFTCNSGYEVSGSNLRSCQSDGGWSGMPTTCDRVSCPDLGQPDNGMIECMFGDDGVASYQDTCRFSCVEGYLLSGSTSRTCQSEGTWSGGGTTCHRVPCVSLSDPENGNVTCPSNTSVFQDTCTYYCNRGYQLEGNRQTRCSADGTWSSEPVTCIILTCNDPEVEITNSQSVGDCSSMTYGSSCLLNCSSGYTASGSGMLVCDMNDEGMMKWKSVTESFGCVKNTNDPIEKEDGGGIQVFFVAATAAAVGVLIILIVLLCIVVQFVKRSRKKRKYNIGSVYANHVPLSGITSDYCETDMSQDFTVYNTDYITTKTSSEHYINLNAHKYSTLERAVDGIEEAYVPAGGIIHLMEEEQTIYDTPCEDNFHGVIYDFPPSKVNEIYKSLEDNGLQRIYHTDINTLEHLGSGEFGIVTHAVLHTQSGDAEVAAKTLNTNASGKDKLRFLQEAFMMCQFDHENVIKLYGIVLEEPVMILLEYMPCGDLQNFLILFQLSSSRVHSKLPVLLLKFCREIAAGMAYLNGKRFVHRDLAARNILISDKFICKIADFGMSRDLIDVDYYMTSGRKIPVKWTAPEALHYRKYSINSDVWSYGCVLYEIWSLGCKPFEDFTNTEALKLIDSGYRLPPPPGCPKVMYRMMIKCWHPDPRSRPQFGQITKLLAGNSSYLLGWSNEDIQVAGEDGMKLGAPLECGNNLYLNLQQIYL, encoded by the exons ATGCCAACAACATGCGAAAGAG TGTTCTGTTCTGACTTTGGTCAAcctgataatggaatgattgaATGCATGTTTGGAGATGATGGGGTGGCTTCATACCAAGACACCTGCAGATTCAGTTGTGCTGATGGTTATCGCCTCAGTGGTAGCACATCACGCAattgtcagagtgatggaacTTGGAGTGGTGGAAGTACAGCATGTCTTAGAG TGCCTTGTAATGAACTACCACTACCTGAAGATGGTATGATCACTTGTGACTATGGTGATGATGGAACAACATCATATCAAGATGTCTGCCGATACacttgtgtggatggttttgaACTAATAGGTAACAGTTCAAGGACCTGTCTCAGTACTGGGATGTGGAGTAATGATGAACCAAGGTGTACAAGAG TGTCCTGTCCAACCCTCAATCATCGTGCTAATGGAACTATTTCTTGTTCAAGTGGAAGTAACCAGGATCCTGTGTATGAAGTGACGTGTAATTTTACATGTGACACTGGATATCAGTTGACCAGTGGTAGTCATAGTAGAACCTGTTTGAGTGATGGAAGGTGGAATGGCACTGAAGCTACTTGTGGAAGAG TTCCTTGTGTTCAACTTCCTCAACCTGctaatggagcaatcagctGCTCACTTGGTGATGATGGGGTGACTTCCTTTGAGGACACGTGCACATTTACATGTAACAGTGGTTATGAAGTTAGTGGTAGTAGTATGAGGGCTTGTCATAGTGATGGGAGTTGGAGTGATATGGAAACAACGTGTGCAAGAG TGTCCTGTCCTAACCTCCATCAACCTGACAATGGATTGATTGAATGCATGTTTGGAGATGATGGGGTGGCTTCATACCAAGACACTTGCAGATTCAGTTGTGCTGAAGGTTATCGCCTCAGTGGTAGCACATCACGCAattgtcagagtgatggaacTTGGAGTGGTGCTACTGAAACATGTGATAGAG TGCCTTGTGATGAACTACCACAACCTGAACATGGATCAGTGATGTGTGACTATGGAGATGATGGAACAACATCATATCAAGATGTCTGCCGATACacttgtgtggatggttttgaAATAATGGGCAGCAGTTCAAGAACTTGTCTCAGTACCGGGATGTGGAGTAATGATGGACCAATGTGTACAAGAG TGTCCTGTCCAACTCTCAATCATCCTGCTAATGGAACTATTTCTTGTTCAAGTGGAAGTAACCAGGATGTTGTGTATGaagtgacatgtaattttacatgTGATACTGGATACCAGTTGACCAGTGGTAGTCATAGTAGAACTTGTTTGAGTGATGGAAGGTGGAATGGTACTGAAACTACTTGTTGGAGAG TTCGTTGTGTTCCACTCTCTGAACCTActaatggagcaatcagctGCTCACTTGGTGATGATGGGGTGGCTTCCTTTGAGGACACATGCACATTTACATGTAACAGTGGTTATGAAGTTAGTGGTAGTAATTTGAGGagttgtcagagtgatgggGGTTGGAGTGGTATGCCAACAACATGTGATAGAG TGTCCTGTCCTGACCTCGGTCAAcctgataatggaatgattgaATGCATGTTTGGAGATGATGGGGTGGCTTCATACCAAGACACCTGCAGATTCAGTTGTGTTGAAGGTTATCTTCTCAGTGGTAGCACATCACGCACTTGTCAGAGTGAAGGAACTTGGAGTGGTGGAGGTACAACATGTCATAGAG TACCATGTGTCAGTCTAAGTGATCCAGAGAATGGTAATGTGACTTGTCCCTCTAACACAAGTGTCTTCCAGGACACATGTACTTATTATTGTAATCGTGGTTATCAGTTGGAGGGTAACAGACAAACAAGATGTAGTGCTGATGGGACATGGAGTAGTGAGCCAGTGACTTGTATCATTTTGACATGTAATGATCCAGAAGTGGAGATAACAAACAGCCAATCAGTTGGTGATTGTAGTAGTATGACTTATGGTTCAAGTTGTTTACTGAATTGCTCAAGTGGTTACACTGCTAGTGGTAGTGGTATGCTTGTGTGTGATATGAATGATGAAGGGATGATGAAGTGGAAAAGTGTTACTGAAAGTTTTGGTTGTGTTAAAA ATACAAATGATCCAATTGAAAAAGAAGATGGTGGTGGAATTCAAGTCTTTTTTGTAGCTGCTACAGCTGCAGCTGTCGGCGTATTGATAATTTTAATTGTTCTGTTGTGTATCGTGGTACAATTTGTTAAACGTTCACGaaagaaaagaaaatacaacattGGTTCCGTGTACGCAAACCATGTACCACTTTCTGGTATCACTAGTG ATTACTGTGAAACAGATATGTCACAAGATTTTACAGTTTATAATACAGACTACATAACTACCAAAACA tCTAGTGAGCATTACATAAACTTGAATGCCCACAAGTATTCTACACTGGAAAGAGCTGTGGATGGTATTGAAGAAGCATATGTTCCAGCTGGTGGTATCATACACCTAATGGAAGAAGAGCAGACAATATATGACACACCTTGTGAAGATAATTTCCATGGTGTGATTTACGACTTTCCACCATCTAAAGTTAACGAAATATACAAGTCACTAGAAGACAATGGACTCCAAAGGATTTACCATACTGATATAAA CACACTAGAACATCTTGGGTCTGGTGAATTTGGAATTGTTACTCATGCAGTGTTGCATACACAGTCTGGTGATGCTGAAGTGGCAGCAAAGACATTGAATACTAATGCTAGTGGAAAAGACAAACTACGATTCCTCCAAGAAGCATTCATGATGTGCCAGTTTGATCATGAAAATGTAATCAaactttatggaatagtactggAGGAACCTGTGATGATTTTACTTGAGTACATGCCCTGTGGTGATCTACAAAACTTTTTAATTCTATTTCAACTTTC AAGTTCAAGGGTTCACTCAAAGTTACCAGTATTGCTTCTGAAGTTTTGTCGAGAGATTGCAGCAGGAATGGCCTACCTCAACGGTAAACGATTTGTTCACAGAGACTTAGCAGCCAGAAATATTCTTATATCTGACAAATTTATTTGCAAG ATTGCTGATTTTGGAATGTCTCGTGACCTGATAGATGTAGACTACTACATGACATCAGGAAGGAAAATACCAGTAAAATGGACAGCTCCTGAG GCCTTACATTATAGAAAGTACTCAATCAACAGTGATGTGTGGAGTTATGGATGTGTACTCTATGAAATATGGAGTTTGGGATGTAAACCCTTTGAGGACTTTACTAACACTGAG GCATTGAAGCTAATTGACAGTGGCTATAGACTCCCACCCCCTCCTGGTTGTCCTAAAGTGATGTATAGAATGATGATCAAGTGCTG